The Longimicrobiales bacterium genome includes a window with the following:
- a CDS encoding 30S ribosomal protein S1, translating into MTENETPDVDPTDELPEGVEVVVDAMTGEVTTMTAEELASEEAAEEAAEAARAAALAAMPDGISPELFHDPYGEEPLSTSKEEFEALLLEFSADFQEFREGEIVNAKVLRVTDASVILEFGFKSEGSVALDEFKDPPEAGDDVEVLLESLEDDDGVVVLSKKKADFLRVWEKIREAHDADRPVKGTLVRKIKGGVTVDLMGVDAFLPGSQIALRRVPNIEDLIGEVYKFKIIKLNKRRRNIVVSRRVILEAERETKRETLVKELLVGQVREGQVKNITDFGAFIDLGGLDGLLHITDMSWGRVGHPSEVVDIGAGLDVKVLDIDWNRERISLGLKQLLPYPWTDIDKKYPVGSRVKGKVVSITNYGAFVELEKGVEGLVHISEMSWTRNVRHPSKVVSIGEEIEAVVLKVDPNDEKISLGMKQIEEDPWLSLPVKYPTGTKLAGTVRNLTSFGAFVEIEPGIDGLVHVSDMSWTKRVEHPSEIVQKGQDLEVIVLDVDAENKRISLGVKQIADDPWPAISERLAPGVEQDGSVVRVQDKGVVVDLGDDVEGFVPAANTGIEDVEKLEEYYGAGDSVSLRVIESDGANRRIVLEVTETPERKPQEEIEAARLAAAAAIAAKAEAEGGPDDEEDFQKKAVVPKPEVAEVSDGEAAVPSGLESAAAAAGADAAAAESAAEAAEAPEAEGEAEEAPEAEEAPAAEAEAEEAPEAEAEAEAEPEAEAEAEAEAEAEAEEAPEAEAEPEAEAEETAADDVEEGAKEE; encoded by the coding sequence ATGACTGAGAACGAAACCCCCGATGTCGACCCGACGGACGAACTCCCTGAGGGAGTAGAGGTTGTTGTCGACGCGATGACCGGCGAAGTCACCACCATGACTGCCGAAGAACTCGCCTCCGAAGAAGCCGCTGAGGAGGCTGCAGAAGCTGCTCGTGCAGCCGCACTCGCCGCTATGCCAGACGGCATCTCACCGGAACTCTTCCACGATCCGTACGGCGAAGAGCCGCTGTCGACCTCGAAGGAGGAGTTCGAAGCTCTCCTCCTGGAGTTCAGTGCGGACTTCCAGGAGTTCCGTGAAGGCGAAATCGTCAACGCGAAGGTCCTCCGTGTTACGGATGCTTCCGTCATTCTCGAGTTCGGCTTTAAGAGCGAAGGCTCGGTCGCACTCGACGAATTCAAGGACCCGCCCGAGGCAGGCGACGACGTCGAAGTTCTCCTTGAGAGCCTTGAAGACGACGACGGTGTTGTCGTGCTCTCTAAGAAGAAGGCTGACTTCCTCCGCGTCTGGGAGAAGATCCGCGAAGCACACGATGCGGATCGCCCGGTGAAGGGAACACTCGTTCGCAAGATCAAGGGTGGCGTTACCGTCGACCTCATGGGCGTCGACGCCTTCCTCCCGGGCTCGCAGATTGCTCTGCGCCGGGTTCCGAACATCGAGGACCTCATTGGCGAGGTCTACAAGTTCAAGATCATCAAGCTCAACAAGCGTCGCCGGAATATCGTTGTTTCGCGTCGCGTGATTCTCGAGGCCGAGCGCGAGACGAAGCGCGAGACGCTCGTGAAGGAGCTCTTGGTCGGTCAGGTCCGCGAGGGTCAGGTCAAGAACATCACCGACTTCGGTGCGTTCATCGATCTGGGCGGCCTGGACGGACTGCTCCATATCACGGACATGTCGTGGGGCCGCGTTGGGCACCCGTCCGAGGTCGTCGACATCGGCGCTGGGCTGGACGTGAAGGTTCTCGACATCGATTGGAACCGCGAACGGATCTCGTTGGGGCTCAAGCAGCTCCTCCCGTATCCGTGGACGGACATCGACAAGAAGTACCCGGTCGGTTCGCGTGTGAAGGGCAAGGTCGTCTCGATCACGAACTACGGTGCCTTCGTCGAGCTCGAGAAGGGCGTCGAGGGTCTCGTGCACATCTCCGAGATGTCGTGGACGCGCAATGTGCGTCACCCCTCGAAGGTCGTGTCGATTGGTGAAGAGATCGAAGCTGTGGTCCTCAAGGTCGATCCGAACGACGAGAAGATTTCGCTCGGTATGAAACAGATCGAAGAGGACCCGTGGTTGTCGCTGCCGGTGAAGTACCCGACCGGCACCAAGCTGGCCGGTACGGTCCGCAACCTGACCTCGTTCGGTGCGTTCGTTGAGATCGAGCCGGGAATCGATGGTCTGGTGCACGTTTCGGACATGAGCTGGACCAAGCGGGTCGAGCACCCGTCCGAAATCGTCCAGAAGGGTCAGGACCTCGAAGTCATCGTCCTCGACGTGGATGCCGAGAACAAGCGCATCTCCCTCGGTGTGAAGCAGATCGCGGACGATCCGTGGCCTGCGATCTCCGAACGCCTCGCGCCGGGAGTCGAGCAGGATGGATCGGTCGTCCGCGTGCAAGACAAGGGCGTCGTTGTCGACCTCGGAGACGATGTCGAAGGCTTCGTGCCGGCAGCGAACACTGGCATTGAAGACGTCGAGAAGCTCGAGGAGTACTACGGCGCCGGTGACTCGGTCAGCCTACGTGTGATCGAGTCGGATGGGGCCAACCGCCGCATCGTGCTTGAGGTGACGGAAACGCCTGAGCGTAAGCCGCAGGAAGAGATCGAAGCGGCACGCCTCGCTGCAGCAGCTGCGATCGCCGCGAAGGCCGAAGCCGAGGGCGGACCGGACGACGAGGAGGACTTCCAGAAGAAGGCCGTCGTACCGAAGCCGGAAGTGGCTGAGGTGTCTGACGGAGAAGCCGCAGTGCCGAGCGGGCTGGAATCTGCAGCGGCAGCCGCGGGAGCGGATGCAGCGGCAGCTGAGTCAGCAGCCGAAGCCGCGGAGGCACCTGAAGCTGAGGGAGAAGCCGAAGAGGCACCTGAAGCCGAAGAGGCGCCTGCAGCTGAGGCGGAAGCTGAAGAAGCACCTGAAGCTGAGGCGGAGGCTGAAGCTGAGCCTGAAGCTGAGGCGGAAGCGGAGGCTGAAGCGGAGGCTGAAGCTGAAGAAGCACCTGAAGCTGAAGCTGAGCCTGAAGCCGAAGCGGAAGAGACAGCTGCCGACGACGTCGAGGAAGGCGCCAAGGAGGAGTAA
- the aroA gene encoding 3-phosphoshikimate 1-carboxyvinyltransferase — translation MRITVPGDKSLTQRALILASIASGTSSLRGLLFGGDAESTANALRAMGANIPPIPQDGGAIEVEGVGLDGLATPDAPLDLGNSGTGTRLLLGLLAGAGVGATLTGDTSLQSRPMKRVTAPLCAMGASFEFLEEQDRLPLTITSAAGLSAVDWPSHVASAQVKSAILLAGLTGHTFVQVTEPRRSRDHSERMLNQLGVSVISHAVAGGWRVELRDPPAQIEAFDFAVPGDISSAAFVLSLAALGATQDVLTVEGVGLNPTRTAFLDVLRRMGVDLNIALRPDSGAEPVGTISAESADLRATVIAPDEVPRLIDELPLVAILGARAKGTTIIRDASELRTKESDRISALVENLRGLGVSVEEFADGLAVEGSREPLSGRVKCFDDHRIAMAFGVLGAQPGNSIEIDDPDAASVSFPGFWEMLHNVSTEGGE, via the coding sequence GTGAGGATCACAGTGCCAGGCGATAAGTCGCTTACCCAGCGAGCGCTGATTCTGGCATCGATTGCGTCCGGAACGAGTTCGCTTCGCGGCCTCTTGTTCGGCGGCGACGCTGAATCGACCGCCAATGCACTGAGGGCTATGGGTGCCAATATCCCGCCGATCCCTCAAGACGGAGGTGCGATCGAAGTTGAGGGCGTTGGGCTCGATGGGTTGGCCACCCCAGATGCGCCTCTTGATCTAGGAAACAGCGGGACGGGCACGAGGCTCCTCCTGGGACTGTTGGCAGGAGCGGGGGTGGGAGCGACGCTTACCGGGGACACATCGCTCCAAAGCAGACCCATGAAGCGGGTGACCGCCCCGCTCTGTGCGATGGGCGCTTCGTTCGAATTTCTGGAGGAGCAGGACCGGCTTCCGCTCACGATCACGAGTGCGGCTGGGCTCTCCGCGGTCGATTGGCCGAGTCATGTCGCCAGCGCTCAGGTGAAGAGCGCGATTCTCCTCGCCGGACTGACGGGCCACACATTCGTTCAGGTCACCGAACCCCGTCGCTCCCGAGACCACTCTGAGCGTATGCTGAATCAGCTCGGTGTCTCGGTGATTTCGCATGCTGTCGCTGGCGGATGGCGTGTCGAGCTCAGAGATCCTCCAGCGCAGATCGAGGCCTTCGACTTCGCCGTACCCGGTGACATTTCCTCTGCAGCTTTTGTGCTCTCCCTCGCTGCACTGGGCGCCACGCAGGACGTTCTGACCGTGGAAGGCGTCGGACTCAACCCGACCCGGACGGCGTTTTTGGATGTACTTCGCCGGATGGGTGTCGACCTCAACATCGCCCTGAGACCAGACAGCGGAGCGGAGCCCGTGGGCACGATCTCTGCGGAATCAGCCGATCTGCGTGCCACGGTGATCGCCCCCGACGAAGTACCTCGACTAATCGACGAGCTTCCGCTGGTGGCGATCTTGGGTGCACGTGCCAAAGGGACGACGATCATCCGCGACGCGTCGGAGCTCCGGACCAAGGAGTCCGATAGGATCTCGGCGCTCGTCGAGAACCTCCGAGGGTTAGGCGTCTCGGTCGAAGAGTTTGCAGACGGACTGGCGGTCGAGGGCTCTCGGGAACCTCTGTCTGGCCGAGTTAAGTGCTTTGACGATCATCGCATCGCGATGGCTTTCGGCGTTCTCGGAGCCCAACCGGGTAACTCAATAGAGATCGATGACCCCGATGCAGCCTCGGTGAGTTTCCCTGGATTTTGGGAAATGCTCCACAACGTTTCGACAGAGGGAGGGGAATGA
- a CDS encoding TonB-dependent receptor — protein sequence MRFLRLILAALILSAPAVLSAQATQDSTRVDSTRVARQYDIKGLTISVPRPALTTGGSSAVEMRLDSLRSVPAPTMEDVVRAMPLLVIRQNSRGESQPSIRGSEERQIGIFLDGVPLTVGWDHRTDLSIIPLTAAQGIRLIRGLSSVLYGPNTLGGVIEVDVARVPGSIESVNPMDVGISVNESGGTNIAVGAAHLIDRDETQWLFRAGAGFSDRPGYTVPNGASDDPDIRPEFLRNADGLRLNSDTRRMDAYFAARVRGEDGGWASLATTAYDVERGVPPEAHQDEPRFWRYPEQTRLLTALSFGTGSRSTGSGRGDVEVSLGMDLGSTRIDQYDTGAFQSVVEREDSDDRNLSFRLEGEHTLGDQGDFRASATYADVNHDEVLTPGGSSEFRQRLWSLGAETEWKLGPTDGTRLSLGAVLDGADTPESGDKPPLARLNDFGARIGISSLLSGGLLVHGGASRRARFPSLRELYSGALGRFIPNPSLEAEIMLGAEGGFTVHTGDLEIQVVGFHQRLADGIIRTTVTDDSGTRLFKRVNQDQIQSTGIEMLAIGTLGVATISTDLTLQHVRGVEPDGTRIELEYEPSVTGKFSLESPLGGGYRAASDFRFVSDQRCANPEIGGLQSFGASGSADFSLRKIFQFGGRGALSRVDASASVRNATNSTSYDQCGLPQPGRTLQVQFRVW from the coding sequence ATGCGATTTCTACGTCTCATTCTCGCAGCACTCATTCTGTCAGCGCCGGCCGTGCTTTCGGCCCAGGCGACTCAGGACTCCACTCGTGTGGACTCCACACGAGTGGCACGCCAGTACGATATCAAGGGGCTGACCATCAGCGTGCCGCGGCCTGCCCTCACGACAGGCGGATCGAGTGCTGTCGAAATGCGCTTGGATTCACTGCGTTCGGTGCCCGCCCCGACCATGGAAGACGTCGTGCGCGCGATGCCCCTCCTGGTCATTCGCCAAAACAGCCGCGGAGAGTCTCAGCCCTCTATTCGTGGATCTGAAGAACGGCAAATCGGCATTTTTCTGGACGGAGTGCCGCTCACGGTGGGGTGGGATCACCGGACAGATCTGTCCATCATCCCACTCACCGCGGCGCAGGGGATCCGGCTGATAAGGGGACTCTCGTCCGTGCTCTACGGACCCAACACGCTGGGTGGGGTCATCGAAGTCGATGTTGCCCGAGTCCCAGGCAGCATCGAAAGCGTGAATCCGATGGATGTCGGCATTTCGGTGAACGAATCGGGTGGGACGAACATCGCCGTGGGTGCGGCCCATCTCATAGACCGAGACGAGACCCAGTGGCTGTTTCGGGCCGGGGCTGGCTTCAGTGACCGCCCCGGTTACACCGTGCCCAACGGCGCCTCGGACGACCCGGACATCCGGCCTGAGTTCCTGCGGAACGCAGACGGCCTGCGGCTGAATAGTGACACGAGGAGAATGGACGCCTATTTCGCGGCTCGGGTGCGAGGGGAGGACGGTGGTTGGGCCTCGCTCGCCACGACGGCGTACGACGTCGAACGCGGCGTCCCGCCGGAAGCACATCAGGACGAACCACGCTTCTGGAGGTACCCCGAGCAGACCCGCCTCCTCACAGCACTCTCGTTTGGGACCGGCTCGCGGTCCACGGGGTCGGGCAGGGGCGATGTCGAGGTCAGTCTCGGCATGGACTTAGGCAGCACCCGAATCGACCAATACGATACGGGGGCTTTTCAGTCCGTCGTGGAGCGTGAGGATTCAGACGACCGTAACCTGTCGTTCCGGCTCGAGGGTGAGCACACACTCGGGGACCAGGGAGACTTCCGCGCCTCTGCGACGTACGCGGATGTGAATCACGACGAAGTACTCACGCCAGGAGGGTCAAGCGAATTTCGCCAAAGGCTTTGGAGTCTGGGTGCCGAAACGGAATGGAAGCTCGGGCCGACGGACGGGACCCGCCTGTCGCTCGGAGCGGTGCTCGACGGTGCCGATACCCCGGAGAGCGGGGACAAGCCTCCACTCGCGCGCCTAAATGACTTCGGTGCCCGGATCGGGATTAGTTCGTTGTTGAGCGGGGGCCTCCTCGTGCATGGAGGCGCGAGCCGGCGGGCCCGCTTCCCCTCGCTTCGCGAACTCTATTCAGGCGCCCTCGGGCGCTTCATCCCGAATCCGTCGCTCGAGGCCGAGATCATGTTGGGAGCCGAAGGCGGATTCACAGTCCACACCGGCGATCTCGAGATTCAGGTCGTAGGATTCCATCAGCGGCTCGCAGATGGAATCATTCGGACGACCGTAACTGACGATTCTGGCACACGGCTCTTCAAGCGTGTGAACCAGGACCAGATCCAGAGCACGGGCATCGAGATGCTGGCGATCGGCACCTTGGGGGTCGCGACGATCTCCACGGACCTCACGCTGCAGCACGTGCGTGGAGTGGAGCCCGACGGGACACGAATCGAGCTGGAGTATGAGCCGTCAGTGACAGGGAAGTTCTCTCTGGAGAGCCCCTTGGGGGGCGGTTACAGGGCCGCATCGGACTTCCGCTTCGTAAGCGATCAGCGGTGCGCGAACCCTGAGATTGGGGGGCTACAATCGTTCGGGGCCAGCGGATCGGCTGACTTCTCGCTGCGAAAGATCTTCCAGTTTGGTGGCCGTGGAGCCTTGTCGCGTGTGGACGCCTCTGCGAGCGTGCGGAATGCTACGAACTCGACTTCCTACGATCAGTGCGGTCTTCCACAGCCCGGCCGTACCCTCCAGGTGCAATTCCGCGTCTGGTAG
- the cmk gene encoding (d)CMP kinase: MTREGPVVTLDGPAGSGKSSTAKEVAKRLSFRHLDSGALYRALTLALTQRGVAQEEWPRLTEADLGALDVDITPTDDGFQVLVSGQVVDAELRTQEVTEGVSHLAKLPAVRAILLDLQQRAGECGRLVAEGRDMGTVVFPDAEVKVYLVADVAERARRRLLDEGATDDDPAELHRQIEAIRARDSRDSERELSPLKKAEDAVEIDTTGLTFDAQVAAVVQLVLRLTPS, translated from the coding sequence ATGACGCGCGAAGGCCCCGTCGTCACGCTGGACGGGCCAGCAGGCTCAGGTAAGTCCAGCACAGCGAAAGAGGTCGCCAAGCGACTGTCCTTCCGGCACCTCGACTCTGGGGCCTTGTACCGCGCTCTAACCCTGGCGCTTACGCAAAGAGGGGTAGCGCAGGAGGAATGGCCGCGGTTGACCGAAGCCGATCTTGGGGCGCTCGACGTAGACATCACACCGACAGACGATGGCTTCCAGGTTCTGGTGTCTGGTCAGGTGGTCGACGCCGAGCTACGCACGCAGGAGGTCACGGAGGGTGTGTCTCATCTCGCGAAACTGCCGGCCGTACGAGCCATCTTGTTAGACCTCCAGCAACGCGCCGGTGAGTGCGGGAGACTTGTCGCGGAGGGGCGTGACATGGGCACCGTCGTATTCCCAGACGCCGAAGTGAAGGTGTACCTCGTGGCCGACGTTGCTGAACGAGCCAGGCGACGCCTGTTGGACGAGGGCGCGACGGACGACGACCCAGCCGAACTCCACCGTCAGATCGAGGCGATTCGTGCCCGTGACAGTCGAGATTCGGAACGTGAACTTTCACCACTGAAGAAAGCCGAAGACGCCGTTGAAATCGATACCACAGGGCTCACCTTCGACGCCCAAGTGGCCGCGGTTGTCCAACTGGTTCTCCGATTGACTCCATCTTAA
- a CDS encoding prephenate dehydrogenase, with product MSSTPKRTESSFRRIAVIGLGAMGGSFARAATATTSAEVVGWSPDPAERLSAVDAEAVAAAPERWSDAVAGADLVMLAIPLGPTCKMMAELASTLEPAVVVADVASLKGPVAEAAAEAGLTRRWVGCHPMAGVAESGFAASSPTLYDGATVWITNDPEAEDSADRMRTLWARFGATPQQADPHEHDRMIALVSALPQLTANALATTLAEAGIGPEQLGSGGSDMTRLATSSPDIWIDILSALPEDLVVGLRLLGKTVSDLTDAVEGGDMQEVREAMMRSAKWKAGS from the coding sequence ATGTCGTCGACCCCGAAACGAACTGAGTCCAGTTTCCGCCGGATCGCGGTAATCGGGTTGGGCGCGATGGGTGGCTCGTTCGCCCGTGCCGCCACGGCTACGACGTCGGCCGAGGTGGTCGGGTGGTCTCCGGATCCCGCTGAGCGCCTCTCCGCCGTTGATGCAGAAGCGGTGGCCGCAGCACCCGAACGCTGGAGCGATGCGGTCGCGGGGGCTGACCTCGTGATGCTCGCCATTCCCCTGGGACCGACATGCAAGATGATGGCAGAGTTGGCATCGACTCTTGAACCCGCCGTGGTCGTAGCGGACGTGGCGAGTCTCAAGGGCCCGGTCGCCGAGGCTGCCGCAGAGGCCGGACTCACTCGGCGGTGGGTCGGGTGTCACCCTATGGCTGGCGTTGCCGAGTCTGGGTTCGCGGCATCGAGCCCCACGCTGTACGACGGAGCCACTGTTTGGATCACGAACGACCCGGAAGCCGAAGATTCCGCTGACCGAATGCGCACGCTATGGGCCCGGTTCGGGGCGACACCTCAACAAGCGGATCCCCACGAGCACGATCGCATGATCGCTTTGGTCAGCGCGCTACCCCAGCTCACGGCCAACGCTCTGGCGACGACGTTGGCAGAAGCAGGCATCGGCCCGGAACAACTCGGGTCAGGCGGTTCGGACATGACGCGTCTCGCCACATCCAGCCCGGACATATGGATCGACATTCTTTCAGCGCTCCCGGAAGACCTGGTTGTGGGACTCCGGCTCCTTGGGAAAACCGTCAGCGACCTGACCGACGCCGTGGAGGGTGGGGACATGCAGGAGGTGCGCGAAGCCATGATGCGATCCGCGAAGTGGAAGGCCGGCTCGTGA
- the rnz gene encoding ribonuclease Z, which produces MIRVTFLGTAASRPTVGRNVSAIAVQREGDHYLFDCGEGTQRQMMRYGTGFSVRAIFVTHTHADHFLGITGLLRTMALQGRTETLDIYGPPGSSRILRDAVALGNDRVGFPVEVHEAPPGHGLVLDEYRIEAFEVQHGTRAVGWALIEEDRLGRFDVELAREMGVPEGPSFGKLHKGEDVEVDGNTVRAADLVGAARPGRTVVYTGDTRPADSTVSRAMGADLLIHEATFEEKEKDRAGETFHSTAAGAAGIAKRAGVQRLVVTHLSARYSDDSSPLKDEAVEIFADSKVAKDGLVIEIPFRTEMKRAGS; this is translated from the coding sequence ATGATCCGAGTGACCTTTCTCGGCACCGCTGCATCTCGTCCCACGGTGGGCCGAAATGTGAGCGCGATCGCCGTCCAGCGAGAAGGTGACCACTACCTCTTCGACTGCGGTGAGGGGACCCAGCGTCAGATGATGCGGTACGGTACCGGCTTCTCAGTTCGAGCCATTTTCGTGACGCATACGCACGCCGATCACTTCCTCGGGATCACTGGACTGCTCCGGACCATGGCGCTGCAGGGCCGCACCGAAACTCTGGACATCTATGGGCCTCCCGGCTCGTCCAGAATTTTGCGGGACGCCGTCGCATTGGGAAATGATCGGGTCGGCTTTCCGGTAGAGGTCCATGAAGCTCCTCCCGGACATGGCTTGGTTCTCGACGAATACAGAATCGAGGCCTTCGAAGTCCAACACGGAACGCGTGCGGTCGGCTGGGCTCTTATTGAAGAGGATCGCCTGGGTCGCTTCGATGTGGAGCTAGCCAGGGAAATGGGCGTACCTGAAGGGCCATCCTTCGGTAAACTCCACAAGGGCGAGGACGTCGAAGTCGACGGCAATACGGTGAGAGCTGCCGACTTGGTCGGCGCCGCGCGGCCGGGCAGGACCGTCGTATACACAGGAGACACGAGACCCGCTGACTCAACCGTTTCTCGCGCGATGGGTGCGGATCTTTTGATCCACGAAGCGACGTTCGAAGAAAAAGAAAAGGACCGCGCCGGAGAGACATTTCATTCTACGGCGGCGGGCGCGGCCGGCATCGCGAAACGAGCTGGAGTCCAACGTCTCGTCGTCACGCACCTATCGGCTCGGTACTCGGACGACTCGTCCCCCCTGAAGGACGAGGCAGTCGAGATCTTTGCGGACTCGAAAGTGGCGAAGGACGGTCTCGTCATCGAGATCCCGTTCCGCACTGAGATGAAGCGCGCCGGCTCGTGA
- a CDS encoding aminotransferase class V-fold PLP-dependent enzyme codes for MHSRRQFLGAASFPALAAVAGVGFRPSELRASATDVAASLRAHPGLAADIARNEDFWFEVARAFTVDRTLVNLNNGGVSPSPGWVQDAMKRHLDFSNLAPSYTMWEILEPQREGVRERMARQWGVDAEEIAFTRNASESLQTMQLGIDLHRGDEVLTTTQDYGRMITTFKQRARREGITLNQIKIPVPAEDPAEVVRLFEQAITPQTKAILASHMINLTGQILPVTELNALARRHGIPLIIDGAHALAHFDFTLDELDVDNYSTSLHKWLFAPHGTGMLYVRKEKIQEVWPLMAAPERMDTDIRKFEEIGTHPAANYLAIAEALTFHQGIGPDRKDARLVYLRNYWAEQLLQNDNVRLHTSLKPGLACGIANVEIVGVAPNDLRDYLWREHRIITVSINHAEFQGIRVSPSVYSTLPELDRFVEAVDGVARHGLPA; via the coding sequence ATGCACAGTCGCCGTCAATTCCTCGGAGCCGCGTCATTTCCTGCCCTCGCAGCAGTTGCCGGAGTAGGATTTCGGCCGTCTGAATTACGTGCCAGTGCAACCGACGTCGCAGCGTCACTCCGGGCGCATCCCGGGCTCGCTGCGGACATCGCACGCAACGAGGATTTTTGGTTTGAGGTGGCGCGCGCCTTCACCGTGGACCGGACCCTGGTCAATCTGAACAATGGCGGTGTCAGTCCTTCACCCGGTTGGGTTCAGGATGCCATGAAGCGCCATTTGGATTTCTCAAACCTCGCCCCCTCCTACACGATGTGGGAGATCCTTGAGCCTCAACGTGAGGGGGTCCGCGAGCGGATGGCCCGGCAGTGGGGTGTGGACGCCGAAGAGATCGCTTTTACGAGGAACGCGTCAGAGAGCCTGCAGACCATGCAACTGGGCATCGATTTGCATCGGGGCGACGAGGTCCTCACGACCACGCAGGATTACGGTCGGATGATCACGACGTTCAAGCAGAGGGCGCGACGGGAAGGCATTACGCTGAACCAGATCAAGATTCCGGTTCCGGCGGAGGACCCGGCGGAGGTGGTCCGCTTGTTCGAGCAGGCGATCACTCCGCAGACCAAGGCGATCCTGGCGTCCCATATGATCAACTTGACCGGCCAAATTCTGCCGGTCACCGAACTGAACGCTCTGGCACGTCGCCACGGAATCCCGTTGATCATCGACGGTGCGCACGCGCTTGCGCACTTCGACTTCACATTGGATGAACTGGACGTCGACAACTATTCGACGAGCCTGCACAAATGGCTCTTTGCTCCGCACGGCACGGGCATGCTCTACGTGCGTAAGGAGAAGATCCAGGAGGTGTGGCCGCTTATGGCCGCGCCGGAGCGGATGGACACCGACATCCGGAAGTTCGAAGAGATCGGGACCCATCCTGCGGCCAACTACCTCGCGATTGCGGAAGCTCTGACGTTCCATCAAGGGATCGGCCCGGACCGGAAGGACGCGCGACTGGTCTATCTGAGAAATTACTGGGCCGAACAGCTTCTTCAGAATGACAATGTGCGACTCCATACCAGCCTCAAGCCTGGCCTGGCCTGCGGGATCGCAAACGTTGAAATCGTCGGCGTCGCGCCCAACGACTTACGTGACTATCTCTGGCGTGAACACCGGATCATCACGGTGTCCATCAACCATGCCGAGTTCCAGGGAATCCGAGTGAGCCCGAGCGTCTATTCGACGTTGCCTGAGCTCGACCGTTTTGTGGAAGCAGTAGACGGTGTCGCGCGCCACGGATTGCCCGCCTAA